Proteins encoded within one genomic window of Candidatus Binatota bacterium:
- a CDS encoding glycosyltransferase family 39 protein, giving the protein MAGRTAGMLLASAGACVLLFAGLGDYTLWDPDEAKHALIAREIFESGQWWAPTVNGAPYHHKPSFFYLLVGLAYGGFGVNEFAARLVPALACLATVLFVYLEASRPASSQEDSRTANGLLATGLLLGVPFFPFVGRFTNFDSVLTLFITVTVFRVAAWLDAEDGRPLPWDTWVFAGLATLTKGPVAVLLLVLPLLLFLVSGRIKLSRLRPGRGVLIFSLVVCAWLLPTFLLNPDYIREFVLVHNIGRYTGAGGVSFHAQPLWFFIPVGIACLLPWSALLPAAVARGLAGRDSCRWLAVFCCWVLVFFSLSHGKLATYILPAFPAAAVLVARWLEDNGERRAAGFNGLALAASAVLMVALGPASAWLYFEETGAVYQGPATLLFWFATAGGLLALSRWRRLFSVGRINAVLCSSMFLVSLGFALALGPRVSPFTSDADLAALVAAEVPAEIGLASWGIRPWSFRFYADRPLFRKPRAVDYEALIAGPEPLLLLSKASGMRSIGGGSAGELRAWRNNFRHTLYANRAAWFLLNREKTSPTAISPNPGR; this is encoded by the coding sequence ATGGCTGGGCGGACAGCGGGAATGTTGCTGGCCTCGGCCGGGGCTTGCGTGCTGCTGTTTGCAGGGCTCGGTGATTACACGCTGTGGGATCCCGATGAGGCCAAGCATGCGCTCATCGCCCGTGAGATTTTCGAGTCGGGACAGTGGTGGGCACCCACCGTCAACGGGGCCCCGTACCATCACAAGCCCTCATTCTTCTACCTTCTCGTCGGCCTCGCTTACGGAGGGTTTGGTGTCAACGAGTTTGCAGCCCGGCTCGTACCGGCCTTGGCCTGCCTCGCCACTGTATTGTTTGTCTACCTGGAGGCTTCGCGACCCGCCAGTAGCCAGGAAGACAGCCGAACCGCTAATGGACTGCTGGCGACGGGCCTGCTGCTCGGCGTTCCTTTCTTCCCCTTCGTGGGCCGTTTCACCAATTTCGATTCAGTACTGACGTTATTTATCACCGTCACGGTTTTCAGGGTGGCTGCCTGGCTCGACGCCGAAGACGGCCGCCCTCTTCCCTGGGACACCTGGGTTTTTGCCGGGCTGGCGACTTTGACCAAGGGGCCCGTGGCGGTTTTGCTGTTAGTGTTGCCGCTGTTGTTGTTCCTTGTAAGCGGGCGCATCAAGCTCTCTCGGCTGAGGCCGGGCAGGGGAGTACTTATCTTCAGCCTGGTGGTCTGCGCCTGGCTGCTGCCCACGTTCCTGCTCAACCCCGACTACATCCGCGAGTTTGTCCTCGTTCACAATATCGGGCGCTACACGGGCGCCGGCGGAGTCTCGTTTCACGCTCAACCACTGTGGTTCTTTATTCCTGTTGGCATTGCCTGTCTCTTGCCCTGGTCGGCGTTGCTGCCGGCCGCGGTCGCAAGGGGCCTGGCCGGTCGCGATTCCTGTCGCTGGCTCGCCGTGTTCTGTTGCTGGGTACTGGTCTTCTTCTCGCTGTCTCATGGTAAGCTGGCGACGTACATCTTGCCCGCCTTCCCGGCGGCGGCGGTACTGGTAGCGCGCTGGTTGGAGGATAACGGTGAACGTCGAGCCGCCGGCTTCAACGGTTTGGCGCTGGCCGCTTCGGCAGTTCTCATGGTCGCGCTCGGACCCGCCTCTGCCTGGCTTTACTTCGAGGAAACCGGCGCCGTGTACCAGGGACCGGCGACCCTGTTGTTCTGGTTCGCCACCGCCGGGGGCCTGCTGGCCCTGTCTAGGTGGCGTCGGCTCTTCAGTGTCGGACGTATCAACGCTGTGCTGTGTAGCTCGATGTTTCTCGTCAGCCTGGGGTTCGCGTTGGCGCTGGGTCCCCGCGTGAGCCCGTTCACCAGCGATGCCGATCTCGCTGCCCTGGTCGCCGCCGAGGTCCCCGCGGAAATAGGACTGGCTTCCTGGGGCATAAGGCCCTGGTCTTTTCGCTTTTATGCGGATCGTCCTCTTTTCAGAAAGCCGCGGGCGGTTGATTACGAGGCGTTGATCGCGGGGCCCGAACCGCTTCTGCTTCTCAGCAAGGCCTCGGGTATGCGATCCATTGGCGGTGGTTCAGCCGGTGAGCTGCGAGCCTGGCGGAATAATTTTCGTCATACCCTTTACGCGAACCGAGCTGCCTGGTTTCTCTTGAACCGCGAAAAAACCTCACCTACGGCGATTTCTCCGAACCCGGGACGTTGA
- a CDS encoding response regulator, which yields MTDTVVLVDDEPNIRETVAFILEAEGLQVATACDGIEGLDVVHEQRPKVVLLDVMMPGMDGYELCRRIRSDADLRDAYVLILTARGQKADELRALEAGADLYLSKPFDDEVVLSIIRDVFAGRIRSRCHSARLIAPLHHVA from the coding sequence CTGACGGATACCGTTGTCCTCGTTGACGATGAGCCGAATATCCGCGAGACGGTAGCCTTCATACTCGAAGCCGAGGGGTTACAGGTAGCCACGGCCTGCGACGGGATTGAGGGCCTCGATGTGGTTCACGAACAGAGGCCCAAGGTTGTGCTTCTCGACGTCATGATGCCCGGCATGGACGGTTACGAGCTGTGTCGCAGGATACGTTCAGACGCTGATCTTCGGGACGCCTACGTGTTGATACTTACCGCTCGCGGGCAGAAGGCTGACGAGCTGCGGGCCCTGGAAGCAGGCGCTGACCTGTACCTTTCGAAGCCATTCGACGACGAGGTCGTTCTCTCTATTATTCGCGACGTTTTCGCGGGTAGAATCAGGTCGCGTTGCCATAGCGCCCGCCTGATCGCACCCCTGCACCACGTGGCCTGA
- a CDS encoding SCP2 sterol-binding domain-containing protein — protein MTETTEKNAEEAVEQPSTPERLVDLFESFNKTELASGVPECCVQLKLTGDSGGDYKLQLGGGSVKVEAGCADSAEVIVTLSAEDLVAVADGKYDGRLLVASERIVVEGDQDLALAMGALFSDSSFD, from the coding sequence ATGACGGAAACCACTGAAAAGAATGCCGAAGAAGCTGTTGAGCAGCCCTCGACGCCCGAACGACTCGTCGATCTCTTCGAATCCTTCAACAAAACCGAACTTGCCAGCGGGGTCCCCGAATGCTGCGTGCAACTCAAGCTGACCGGCGACAGCGGCGGTGACTACAAGTTGCAGCTCGGTGGCGGTAGCGTAAAAGTCGAAGCCGGCTGTGCGGACAGCGCTGAAGTGATCGTTACCCTCTCGGCCGAAGACCTGGTCGCGGTCGCTGACGGCAAGTACGACGGAAGGCTCTTGGTAGCCAGCGAAAGAATCGTCGTTGAGGGTGACCAGGATCTGGCTCTCGCCATGGGCGCCCTGTTCTCGGATTCGAGTTTCGACTGA